ATCATGAGTACCGGCTGCTGAAAACTGGCGGCCCATTGATCGAGTCCCCAGGTGCGAACGACGTTCACCTCAAACGCCCGCACGACAATGAACAGCCCGCTGAACATCAGCAGCAGTGCCCAATCGATGCGGCGATAGTACTTGTCGGACCTCACCCCGGAGAGCAGGGTCAGCGCCGCAGCACACAACGCCACAATCGCGATCGGAAACCCGGCAAAGAACAGAGCGACGGTTGCTCCTGTAATCAACAGGCTGCGAACAAGCAGTCGCCGATGCACCTTTGAACTGCGGTGCGTGAGACCCGTCGCTTTGACCACATCACTCTGTCCAGCCGACCGTAATTGTCGACGGTACACCAGCGCGACGATCGCAAAGTTCAGGAGCAATCCAATCACCGCCACCGGCGCTAATCGAGACGCGAACCGCAGATACGAAATACCCGAAAGAGAACCGATGATGATGTTCTGCGGATTGCCGGTAATCGTTGCCACCGACCCGATATTCGACGCCGTGGCCAGCCCGATCAGATAAGGAAGGGGAGGGCGTTTCAGCCGCAGACAGAGCGACAGCACCAGCGGAGTGAGCGCCACACACACAACGTCATTCACCAACAGTGCCGACAAGCAGCCTGAGAGAGCGATCGTCATCGCCAGCAACGTGTACGCGCCGGAAAAATGCGTTGCGATCAGATCCGTCGCCCAGGCAAAGAACCCGGCCAACTGCAATGACGTGACGACGATCATCATCCCCAGCAGCAGCACAACCGTTTCTGCATCGACCGCGGCAGCGGCATCGTGCATGGCGATCGCGCCAACTCCCAGCATCGCCGCAGCACCTGCCATGGCGATGCCCGCCCGATCGATCCGCAGGCCAGGCAGGCCACCCCAGGCCAGTCCGAGATAGGTGACAGTGAAAATGACCACCGTCACCCAATACGTCATATGGCCTGACAAGATCGTCATCCTGCTGCTGATGCGGGCCCGGCATCATTTGAAAACGTCATGCAAGTTCGCTCGCACGGGTCCGCAACACGCTGCTGCGCATTCCATACGCAAGATAGATCATCATCCCCAGGGCCAGCCAGACCACCAGCCGCATCCAGGTATCCAGCGGCAAAAAGAACATCAGCGCCAGATTGACAAAGATGCCTGCCGGAGCGACCAGAAACAGCGCCGGACAACGGAACGGTCGATGCACCTCCGGGCGACGAATTCGCAGCACTAGCACCGATCCGCAGACCAGCACGAAGGCCATCAGCGTGCCGATGCTCACCATTTCTTCCAGCATCCGGATCGGCGTGAAGCCTGACACTAGGGCGATGACGAGGCCTGTCAGGATCGTCGAACGGTACGGGGTGCGGTACTTCGGATGGACGGCCGCAAACACCTGTTTCGGCAACAGTCCGTCACGCGCCATCGCCAGAAACACCCGCGACTGACTCAGGAAGGTCACGAGGATGACGCTCGTCATTCCGGCCAGGGCGCCAATCGCAATCAGTCCGGCGAGCGAATTCAGCAGCCAGCTTTTCTGAATCACCGCCTGCTTCCGGAACGCCTCGGCCACTGCTGCTTTGGGGTCGATATCGGGGTATTGCTCCATCCCGGTAATCACACCGGCC
This sequence is a window from Planctomicrobium piriforme. Protein-coding genes within it:
- a CDS encoding anion transporter, whose protein sequence is MTILSGHMTYWVTVVIFTVTYLGLAWGGLPGLRIDRAGIAMAGAAAMLGVGAIAMHDAAAAVDAETVVLLLGMMIVVTSLQLAGFFAWATDLIATHFSGAYTLLAMTIALSGCLSALLVNDVVCVALTPLVLSLCLRLKRPPLPYLIGLATASNIGSVATITGNPQNIIIGSLSGISYLRFASRLAPVAVIGLLLNFAIVALVYRRQLRSAGQSDVVKATGLTHRSSKVHRRLLVRSLLITGATVALFFAGFPIAIVALCAAALTLLSGVRSDKYYRRIDWALLLMFSGLFIVVRAFEVNVVRTWGLDQWAASFQQPVLMITGLSVVLSNLVSNVPAVLLFRSLIPNLADPEAGWLTLAMSSTLAGNLTLLGSVANLIVVETARRAGIVVSFFEYLKVGVVLTVLTTIVGVLWLMFTRY